One Nicotiana tomentosiformis chromosome 4, ASM39032v3, whole genome shotgun sequence genomic window carries:
- the LOC138909730 gene encoding uncharacterized protein: protein MGMDWLYSCFAKLDCLTKTVRFEFPNEPVVEWKGDNVMPKGRFISYLKATKMINKGCIYHLVRVTYTNVEAPTLKSVPVVNEFPEVIPDELPGIPPDREIDFGIDVMLGTYPISIPPYS from the coding sequence atgggaatggattggctttattcatgttttgccaagctcgatTGCCTAACTAAGAcggtgaggtttgaatttccaaatgagccagtggttgagtggaagggggataatgtgatgccgaagggtaggtttatttcttaccttaaggccacgaagatgattaataaggggtgtatctatcatttggtccgggttacgtaCACTAATGTTGAGGCGCCTACACTtaagtctgtgcctgttgtgaatgaatttccggaggtcATTCCTGATGAACTCCCTGgaatcccaccagacagggagattgattttgggattgatgtgatgctaggcacatatcctatatctattccaccctacagttAG
- the LOC138909731 gene encoding uncharacterized protein, protein MNVTEGLQYAVIGKLSYGSPEIHEFRRIILTQCGIKGECNIGFLRDRHVLIRLTPWKDFLDFRSKSTYYIKAKDLRTLIYDAKFKAGEETPMAMAWISFPGLLPTFFVKETLFSLATAVGRPVCLDAATTNKTRPSCARVKVLVDLLAELPKRVRLDIDDEASGGVRTEWVKIQYDMLPKYCKECKLQGHDEIECWHLHPELIENRSSKKMNDLAELNN, encoded by the coding sequence ATGAATGTGACTGAAGGCCTCCAATATGCTGTCATTGGCAAGCTTTCATATGGTTCTCCGGAGATTCACGAGTTTCGCCGAATAATTCTAACTCAATGTGGTATCAAAGGTGAGTGTAATATCGGATTCCTTAGAGATCGTCATGTGTTAATTAGATTAACTCCATGGAAAGATTTTCTCGATTTCAGATCGAAGAGTACATACTACATCAAAGCCAAAGATTTGCGTACTCTTATCTAcgatgcaaaatttaaggcgGGTGAAGAAACTCCGATGGCGATGGCGTGGATTTCTTTTCCTGGACTGCTGCCTACCTTTTTTGTAAAGGAAACTCTGTTTTCTTTGGCTACAGCTGTGGGAAGGCCAGTGTGTCTTGACGCGGCAACTACAAACAAAACTAGGCCGAGTTGCGCAAGAGTAAAAGTTCTTGTCGatttgttggccgaactacctaaaaGGGTGCGAttggatattgatgatgaagcttCTGGTGGTGTTCGAACAGAATGGGTGAAAATTCAGTATGACATGCTACCAAAATATTGTAAGGAGTGTAAACTACAAGGACATGATGAAATTGAATGTTGGCATTTGCACCCCGAGCTTATTGAGAATCGAAGCAGCAAGAAAATGAATGATCTTGCTGAGTTGAACAACTGA